In the genome of Chloroflexota bacterium, one region contains:
- a CDS encoding tubulin/FtsZ family protein, with the protein MKLVVVGFGQCGGRIADEFARLNKKAKSSRGIEIITGCYAVNADAADLSGLTNIRKDYQHRILIGSRKTGGHGVGKINELGAEIAREDGDKVIDAIRTTKRFFETDAFLFIASAAGGTGSGAISVMTQHIKERYADKPIYNLIVLPFEHEETTEDRTIYNAATCLKSSYSVADAIFLVDNQRFVRKDSSIKSNISKINSMIAEPFYNMLCAGEEKKAKYIASKVLDAGDIIQTLVGWTVIGYGKSDIPLIRFRRESRRDFRAKGDETLKGVQAMDEAISELSLKCNPVDSKRALYLISAPSKEMNMDMVKALGDYMRDIAPEALIRNGDYPRERGMLDVTVILSELSDVEKVRTYYTQSTQLIPEFKKRQEETEVRLRAIEDASKDIPSLLS; encoded by the coding sequence ATGAAACTAGTAGTTGTAGGTTTCGGACAGTGCGGTGGTCGAATAGCGGATGAGTTCGCCCGATTGAATAAGAAGGCAAAAAGCTCGCGTGGTATTGAGATAATCACCGGTTGTTATGCGGTCAATGCCGATGCTGCTGACCTGAGTGGGCTCACGAACATCAGAAAGGACTACCAGCATAGAATCCTCATCGGTAGTCGTAAGACCGGCGGCCATGGCGTGGGTAAAATAAATGAACTCGGCGCTGAAATCGCCCGAGAGGACGGCGACAAGGTAATCGATGCGATAAGGACCACGAAGCGGTTCTTTGAGACAGACGCATTCCTGTTTATTGCCAGCGCTGCCGGTGGCACCGGTTCCGGGGCAATCTCAGTGATGACACAGCACATTAAAGAACGCTATGCTGACAAGCCAATTTACAACCTCATTGTTCTTCCCTTTGAGCATGAAGAAACCACCGAGGACAGAACCATATATAATGCCGCCACCTGCTTGAAATCGTCCTACTCTGTGGCTGATGCTATATTTCTGGTGGATAACCAGAGATTTGTCCGCAAGGATTCTTCGATCAAAAGTAATATTTCAAAAATAAATTCCATGATCGCGGAGCCTTTTTACAACATGCTGTGTGCCGGGGAGGAAAAGAAAGCCAAGTACATTGCCTCAAAGGTGCTTGACGCCGGCGATATCATCCAGACGCTGGTTGGCTGGACGGTAATCGGATACGGCAAGTCAGATATTCCTCTAATCAGGTTCCGCCGTGAATCAAGGCGCGATTTCAGGGCCAAAGGCGATGAGACCCTTAAGGGCGTCCAGGCTATGGATGAGGCTATTAGTGAGCTGTCGTTGAAATGTAATCCCGTGGATTCAAAGCGAGCCCTGTACCTCATCTCGGCACCAAGCAAAGAGATGAACATGGATATGGTCAAAGCTCTCGGGGATTACATGAGGGATATTGCGCCGGAAGCTCTGATCAGAAACGGCGATTATCCACGCGAGAGAGGCATGCTCGATGTTACCGTCATCCTGTCCGAGCTAAGCGATGTGGAAAAAGTGAGGACTTACTATACCCAGTCTACACAGCTTATCCCTGAATTCAAGAAGCGGCAGGAAGAAACCGAGGTCAGACTGAGAGCCATTGAAGATGCCTCCAAAGATATACCCTCCCTGCTCTCCTGA
- a CDS encoding tubulin/FtsZ family protein — MKLIIVGFGQCGGRIADEFSRLNRKAHVQRGIDIIANAYAVNTDVADLSGLTGIRPDYQHRILIGGRKTGGHGVGKINELGAEIAKEDGDKIIETIRTSKRFVEADAFLLIAGAAGGTGSGALPVITQLIKERYVDKPVYNLIVLPFEHEEATEERTIYNAATCLKSAYLVSDAIFLVDNQRYVMKDASIRSNLSKINSLITAPFYNLLCAGEEKKPQYIGAKILDAGDIIQTLTGWTAIGYGRSEISLAKKIMTRTRDFRNKAAEAQKGTQAMDEAISGLSLKVNPIDSKRALYLVSAPPKEMNVDLIKELGTYLKSLAPEAVIRSGDYPREKGMLDVTVILSELSDVEKVRSYFTKTLSLITALKKRQEGIEDKYRGIEVTLKDIPSLI, encoded by the coding sequence ATGAAATTAATTATAGTTGGTTTTGGACAGTGTGGCGGTCGAATTGCTGATGAATTTTCCCGATTAAACCGTAAGGCGCACGTCCAACGTGGTATTGATATCATCGCCAACGCCTATGCCGTTAATACCGATGTTGCCGACCTCAGTGGCCTGACTGGCATTAGACCAGATTATCAGCATCGCATCCTCATCGGTGGCCGAAAAACTGGCGGACACGGTGTCGGCAAGATTAACGAGCTTGGCGCTGAGATTGCCAAAGAGGACGGCGATAAGATTATTGAAACGATACGAACCAGCAAACGCTTCGTGGAAGCAGACGCGTTTCTGCTGATAGCCGGTGCAGCCGGGGGTACTGGCTCCGGCGCGCTTCCCGTTATCACTCAACTTATCAAAGAGCGCTATGTGGATAAGCCGGTATATAATCTCATAGTCCTGCCCTTCGAACATGAAGAGGCCACCGAGGAAAGAACCATATACAATGCCGCCACGTGTCTGAAATCTGCCTATCTGGTCTCCGACGCCATCTTCCTGGTTGACAACCAGAGATACGTGATGAAAGACGCCTCAATCAGGAGTAATTTGTCCAAAATCAATTCCCTCATTACCGCGCCATTTTACAACCTGCTTTGCGCCGGCGAAGAAAAGAAACCCCAGTACATCGGAGCGAAGATACTTGACGCCGGCGACATTATACAGACACTGACCGGATGGACGGCAATTGGTTATGGACGTTCTGAAATTTCACTGGCCAAGAAAATCATGACCCGGACACGCGATTTTAGAAACAAGGCCGCGGAAGCGCAGAAGGGAACCCAGGCCATGGACGAAGCGATCAGCGGTCTCTCACTCAAGGTCAACCCCATAGATTCTAAGAGAGCTCTTTACCTGGTTTCCGCCCCACCCAAGGAAATGAACGTCGACCTCATCAAGGAGCTCGGTACCTACCTCAAGAGCCTTGCCCCCGAGGCGGTCATCAGAAGCGGTGATTATCCAAGAGAAAAAGGAATGCTTGATGTTACCGTCATCCTATCGGAACTTAGTGACGTGGAAAAGGTAAGGAGCTACTTCACCAAGACTCTCAGCCTCATTACCGCACTGAAGAAGAGACAGGAAGGAATCGAAGACAAGTACCGGGGAATAGAGGTCACCCTCAAAGATATCCCGTCTTTAATCTAA
- the gap gene encoding type I glyceraldehyde-3-phosphate dehydrogenase has translation MTTRIGINGFGRIGRLTFRTINQYHKGELEVVAINDLTDTATNAHLLKWDSTYGRFPGTVEASDDAIIVDGNKVKVISERDPANIPWRDHGADIVIESTGLFTDAAKASAHLNGGAKKVIISAPAKNEDITIVLGVNEEKYDPAKHTVVSNASCTTNGIAPVVKVLHDNFGVDKGLMTTIHAYTNDQKIQDMVHKDLRRARAAAMNLIPTTTGAAHAVTLVIPELKGRLHGMAFRVPVVTVSVIDFVADLKQEVTVEQVNQAFKAAAEGPLNGIMEYCEEPLVSMDFKGNQASTIVDALSTMVIGGNMVKVLAWYDNEWGYSCRLADLAAFIANRGL, from the coding sequence ATGACAACCAGAATCGGAATCAACGGTTTCGGTCGCATCGGTCGACTGACCTTTCGCACCATCAACCAGTACCATAAAGGTGAACTGGAAGTGGTGGCCATTAACGACCTTACTGATACCGCAACCAACGCCCACCTGCTGAAATGGGACAGCACCTACGGCCGCTTTCCAGGAACAGTAGAGGCCAGCGATGACGCTATCATTGTTGACGGCAATAAGGTGAAGGTCATCTCGGAAAGAGACCCCGCCAACATACCCTGGCGCGACCACGGTGCAGATATCGTCATCGAGTCAACCGGTCTTTTCACCGATGCTGCCAAGGCTTCCGCCCACCTCAATGGTGGTGCCAAAAAGGTGATTATATCCGCCCCGGCCAAGAATGAGGATATCACCATCGTCCTCGGCGTCAATGAGGAAAAGTATGACCCGGCGAAACACACCGTAGTCTCCAACGCCTCCTGCACTACAAATGGCATCGCCCCGGTGGTCAAAGTGCTCCACGATAACTTCGGTGTGGATAAGGGACTGATGACCACTATCCACGCTTACACCAATGACCAGAAAATCCAGGACATGGTGCACAAGGACCTGCGCCGGGCGCGTGCCGCCGCCATGAACCTTATCCCCACCACCACCGGCGCCGCCCATGCCGTTACCCTGGTTATCCCCGAGCTTAAGGGCAGGCTGCACGGCATGGCCTTTCGTGTCCCCGTGGTCACTGTCTCGGTCATAGACTTCGTTGCTGATTTGAAGCAGGAGGTAACCGTTGAGCAGGTCAACCAGGCATTCAAAGCCGCCGCCGAAGGACCTCTGAACGGTATCATGGAATACTGCGAGGAGCCTCTGGTCAGTATGGACTTCAAAGGCAACCAGGCCAGTACCATTGTCGATGCTTTGAGCACCATGGTCATTGGCGGCAATATGGTCAAGGTCCTTGCCTGGTACGACAACGAGTGGGGTTATAGCTGCCGTCTGGCCGACCTGGCTGCCTTTATTGCCAATAGGGGGCTGTAA
- the eno gene encoding phosphopyruvate hydratase gives MSETTTVEQVKGREILDSRGNPTVEVEVMLSDGTIGQAAVPSGASTGTYEAVELRDGDNKRYGGKGVLQAVNHTNTRIASGIKGMAATDQEAIDRKLIKLDGTDSKSRLGANAILGTSLAVAHAAANSLDLPLYRYLGQVDGYTLPVPLMNILNGGKHAANSTDFQEFMVVPAGASSFRQSLQMGTEVYHSLQKVLKDRGLSTNVGDEGGFAPPLPSNKEAVEAVLDAIEKAGYQPGRDCFIALDPAASEFYQDGRYVLAREGTSLSSTEMVEFYVKWTAAYPIISIEDGMAEDDWDGWKLITVKLGNKVQLVGDDLYTTNVSRLKRGIDIKASNSILIKLNQIGTLTETIAAIRMAQDAGWTAVVSHRSGETEDTTISDLAVGLNAGQIKAGAPCRSERTAKYNRLLRIEDELGQSAQFAGTGAFASVRPHQ, from the coding sequence ATGTCAGAAACAACAACCGTCGAACAGGTTAAAGGTAGAGAAATCCTCGATTCGAGGGGCAATCCGACGGTAGAAGTAGAAGTAATGCTTTCAGATGGAACGATTGGGCAAGCAGCCGTTCCCTCGGGGGCCAGTACCGGCACCTACGAAGCGGTGGAACTCCGCGATGGGGATAATAAAAGGTACGGTGGTAAGGGTGTCCTCCAGGCGGTAAATCATACCAATACACGCATCGCCTCCGGCATTAAAGGAATGGCCGCCACCGACCAGGAAGCCATTGACCGTAAACTGATAAAGCTTGATGGCACCGATAGTAAATCGCGACTGGGAGCCAATGCCATTCTGGGAACATCTCTGGCGGTGGCCCATGCCGCAGCAAACTCCCTGGACTTGCCGCTTTATCGCTATCTTGGCCAGGTCGACGGGTATACCCTGCCGGTACCATTGATGAATATTTTGAACGGTGGCAAACATGCCGCCAATTCTACGGATTTCCAGGAATTCATGGTAGTGCCCGCCGGTGCCTCCAGCTTCCGTCAGTCCCTGCAAATGGGCACTGAAGTCTATCATTCGCTGCAAAAAGTCCTGAAGGACAGAGGGCTCAGCACCAACGTCGGCGATGAAGGAGGCTTTGCCCCTCCCCTTCCTTCCAACAAAGAGGCCGTCGAGGCGGTGCTGGATGCAATTGAGAAAGCGGGCTACCAGCCCGGTCGGGACTGCTTTATTGCCCTTGACCCGGCCGCCAGTGAATTTTACCAGGACGGCAGGTATGTGCTGGCGCGCGAAGGCACCAGTCTCAGTTCAACCGAGATGGTGGAGTTTTATGTCAAATGGACAGCAGCCTATCCGATTATCAGCATCGAAGACGGCATGGCTGAGGACGACTGGGACGGCTGGAAACTTATTACCGTAAAACTGGGTAACAAAGTACAGCTGGTCGGCGATGACCTCTACACTACCAATGTCAGTCGGCTGAAACGAGGTATTGATATTAAAGCTTCCAATTCCATCCTCATAAAGCTCAATCAAATCGGTACCCTTACGGAAACAATCGCTGCCATCAGGATGGCACAGGATGCGGGATGGACGGCGGTCGTCAGCCATCGCTCCGGCGAGACCGAAGACACGACTATCTCGGACCTGGCGGTTGGCCTCAATGCAGGTCAAATCAAGGCCGGCGCTCCCTGTCGCTCTGAACGCACCGCCAAATATAACCGCCTCCTTCGGATAGAAGATGAACTGGGGCAGTCAGCGCAATTTGCTGGAACAGGGGCCTTCGCCAGCGTAAGGCCACATCAATAA
- a CDS encoding TIGR00725 family protein, producing MREQKRFIAVIGGSDPTSEETRLAEEVGRELARKGAVLVCGGLGGIMEAACKGASAEDGLTIGILPGGSRQTANPYVQVPIVTSLGEARNVIVVKSAEAVIAIDGGYGTLSEIGHALRNGIPVIGLNTWSLSRNGQTDNSIILAQNPADAVNKALKTINS from the coding sequence ATGAGAGAGCAGAAGCGGTTTATCGCCGTTATTGGTGGCAGCGACCCTACGTCAGAGGAAACAAGACTGGCGGAAGAGGTGGGGCGGGAACTGGCCAGAAAAGGGGCTGTGCTCGTCTGTGGGGGATTGGGCGGCATCATGGAAGCCGCCTGCAAGGGAGCAAGCGCTGAGGACGGGCTGACCATCGGCATCCTACCCGGAGGCAGTCGCCAGACAGCTAACCCATACGTGCAGGTTCCAATCGTGACCAGCTTAGGCGAAGCGAGGAACGTGATAGTGGTGAAAAGCGCCGAGGCAGTGATAGCCATCGATGGTGGCTACGGTACCCTGTCCGAAATCGGCCATGCACTGCGCAATGGCATACCAGTCATTGGCCTGAATACCTGGTCGCTGTCCCGAAACGGTCAAACAGATAACTCAATTATACTCGCCCAGAATCCGGCTGATGCGGTAAACAAAGCGCTTAAAACGATAAATAGCTGA
- the pth gene encoding aminoacyl-tRNA hydrolase — protein sequence MKLIVGLGNPGLTYSRNRHNIGFMCLNRLARKHGIRFARKKGQARVGEGEVAGTELVLARPQTMMNLSGHSVSRLVKRYKIRPEDLIIIHDDLDLPLGKIRIRQGGRSGGHKGIESIIEELENADFIRIRVGISRPDYVDSANTDKDAEVIDHVLSDFDSSENKIVAEVIKKVDEAIFCLLSEGLTTAMNKYN from the coding sequence ATGAAATTAATCGTTGGCCTGGGAAATCCGGGGTTGACCTACTCTCGCAATCGGCACAATATCGGCTTCATGTGCCTGAACCGATTGGCCAGAAAGCATGGGATACGCTTTGCCCGCAAAAAGGGACAGGCAAGGGTCGGCGAGGGTGAAGTTGCCGGCACAGAGCTGGTACTGGCCAGACCGCAGACTATGATGAACCTTAGCGGACACTCGGTGAGCCGCCTTGTGAAACGATATAAAATCCGCCCTGAAGACCTGATTATCATCCATGATGACCTTGACCTGCCGCTGGGCAAAATACGCATCCGTCAGGGAGGCCGGTCCGGCGGACATAAGGGTATCGAGTCAATTATCGAAGAGCTGGAAAATGCCGACTTCATTCGCATCAGGGTGGGCATAAGCCGACCTGATTATGTAGACAGTGCCAACACGGATAAAGACGCTGAGGTCATCGACCACGTGCTCAGCGATTTCGATTCCAGCGAGAATAAAATCGTCGCCGAGGTCATAAAGAAAGTCGACGAGGCCATATTTTGCCTCCTCAGCGAAGGTCTGACCACAGCGATGAACAAATATAACTAA